From Medicago truncatula cultivar Jemalong A17 chromosome 7, MtrunA17r5.0-ANR, whole genome shotgun sequence, a single genomic window includes:
- the LOC25499141 gene encoding F-box/kelch-repeat protein SKIP30 — translation MSELIEGLPDAVAIRCLARVPFYLHPKLEVVSRSWQAAIHSPELSKIRQEVASSEDLLCVCAFDPENVWQLYDPLRDLWITLPVLPSKIRHLAHFGAVSAAGKLFVIGGGSDAVDPSTGDHDGCFATDEVWSYDPIIQQWAPRASMLVPRSMFACCVLNGKIVVAGGFTSCRKTISQAEMYDPEKDVWTPMPDLHRTQNSACSGIVIGGKMHVLHKDMSTVQVLDNAGARWIVEECEWLQGPMAVVQDALCVMSNGSIIKQDKEGRKIVSSATDFKKRIGFAMIGLGDDLYMIGGVIGPDRWNWDIKPLSDVDVLGLGSERPTWRQIAPMTRCRGTIVGCTLMRI, via the coding sequence atgtcTGAACTGATTGAAGGACTCCCTGATGCTGTTGCAATAAGGTGCCTTGCACGCGTTCCCTTTTACCTCCATCCAAAGCTAGAGGTTGTCTCTCGTTCTTGGCAAGCAGCCATTCATAGCCCTGAGCTATCAAAAATTCGACAGGAGGTTGCTTCATCTGAGGATCTCCTGTGTGTCTGTGCTTTTGATCCAGAGAATGTATGGCAACTGTATGACCCTCTTAGAGATCTCTGGATTACCCTTCCCGTTCTTCCCTCAAAGATCAGGCACCTTGCTCACTTTGGTGCTGTATCCGCAGCTGGAAAGTTGTTTGTCATCGGCGGTGGAAGTGATGCTGTTGATCCTTCGACCGGTGATCACGATGGATGTTTTGCAACCGATGAAGTCTGGTCATATGACCCCATAATCCAGCAGTGGGCCCCTCGGGCTTCAATGCTTGTTCCCCGTTCTATGTTTGCGTGCTGTGTTTTGAATGGGAAAATTGTTGTCGCCGGGGGCTTCACTAGCTGTAGAAAAACAATCTCTCAAGCAGAAATGTACGACCCTGAGAAGGATGTATGGACTCCAATGCCTGATCTTCATCGCACTCAAAATTCAGCCTGTTCAGGAATAGTGATTGGTGGAAAGATGCATGTACTGCACAAGGATATGTCAACAGTGCAAGTTTTAGACAATGCAGGGGCTAGATGGATCGTTGAGGAGTGTGAGTGGCTTCAAGGTCCAATGGCAGTAGTTCAGGATGCACTTTGTGTTATGAGCAATGGATCTATCATAAAGCAAGACAAAGAAGGGAGAAAGATTGTAAGTTCAGCAACagattttaaaaagagaattGGGTTTGCAATGATTGGATTAGGTGATGATTTATACATGATTGGAGGCGTCATTGGACCTGACAGATGGAACTGGGACATTAAGCCATTATCAGATGTTGATGTTCTCGGACTTGGTAGTGAGAGACCAACTTGGCGCCAAATAGCTCCAATGACACGGTGTCGTGGTACCATTGTTGGTTGTACACTGATGAGAATTTAA